A region from the Lates calcarifer isolate ASB-BC8 linkage group LG2, TLL_Latcal_v3, whole genome shotgun sequence genome encodes:
- the si:dkey-56m19.5 gene encoding fibrous sheath CABYR-binding protein → MGGKLSKKRKGYDVSDPKAMKDEIATAVASAEESTKVVDGAPPTGAEAELTAKADNVVEEAVGSAVAAVTEAVAAPEEPKSAPPEEPAAVALEEASPVQESVTAAEEAAPVAKEPAAAAEEPAPVTKEPAAAAEEPAPVTKEPAAAAEEAAPVTKEPAAAAEEAAPVAEESAPVAEEPVTAAEEPAPVVEEPVVVAETSAPAAEEPAPAAEESAPVVQEQTPVEPPEAKAAAEEVSAPAQEEAVQSEVEPEPAAAPEELPVEEPAAAPPSVPEPEVVPASTEEAPKGQEPEPIPETVTEPEATMEEAVAPAAVPEPEPVAEPAVEPVLEQAPEPEQTPEPEPESEQVPEPELKQEPESVQALEPEPEPEQAPEPELEQSPEPEPEQEKEAEPEREADAVEPPAEEQVQDVEPEPIIPTSDITESETVEAKAEAPVETAAEEVLSQPEEVESVASGTEVAAEPEESEPVPEIVISESASASEITAECEEVPEASVEEVPCPEPEVETKMENGDLESPSVTEDVAEVDALPAVNGECTDSAGATTGQTEECVNGSEKPEEAPIKEQSDFELKKDVNLSGDIQEVPDVVPDMVEGLSTEVTQAV, encoded by the coding sequence ATGGGAGGCAAACTGagcaagaagaggaagggatATGATGTGAGCGACCCCAAAGCTATGAAGGATGAGATTGCAACAGCAGTTGCTAGTGCAGAGGAGTCTACTAAAGTGGTGGATGGAGCTCCACCCACAGGAGCTGAGGCTGAGTTGACAGCTAAGGCAGACAATGTGGTAGAAGAAGCTGTGGGGTCAGCTGTGGCAGCAGTAACTGAAGCTGTTGCAGCTCCAGAAGAGCCCAAATCTGCACCTCCAGAAGAACCAGCTGCTGTAGCTCTGGAGGAGGCTTCTCCAGTCCAGGAatcagttacagcagcagaggaagcagcTCCAGTCGCAAAAGAACCTGCTGCAGCGGCAGAAGAACCAGCTCCAGTCACAAAAGAACCTGCTGCAGCGGCAGAAGAACCAGCTCCAGTCACAAAAGAGCCTGCTGCAGCGGCAGAGGAAGCAGCTCCAGTCACAAAAGAGCCTGCTGCAGCGGCAGAGGAAGCAGCTCCAGTAGCAGAGGAATCTGCTCCAGTAGCAGAGGAAccagttacagcagcagaggaaccaGCTCCAGTAGTAGAAGAACCAGTTGTAGTAGCAGAGACAtctgctccagcagcagaggaaccAGCCCCGGCAGCAGAGGAGTCAGCTCCAGTGGTACAGGAGCAAACCCCAGTAGAGCCCCCAGAGgctaaagcagcagcagaggaagtcTCTGCTCCAGCACAAGAAGAAGCTGTACAAAGTGAGGTTGAACCTGAGCCTGCAGCTGCACCTGAAGAGCTCCCTGTAGAAgaacctgctgcagctccaccatCTGTGCCAGAGCCAGAGGTTGTTCCAGCCAGCACTGAGGAAGCACCCAAAGGCCAAGAGCCAGAGCCCATCCCAGAGACTGTTACTGAGCCCGAAGCAACTATGGAGGAGGCAGTGGCACCTGCTGCTGTCCCTGAACCCGAGCCAGTGGCTGAACCAGCTGTAGAGCCAGTGCTGGAGCAAGCCCCAGAACCAGAGCAAACCCCTGAGCCAGAGCCCGAGTCAGAGCAAGTACCAGAGCCAGAACTAAAACAGGAACCAGAGTCAGTACAAGCACttgaaccagaaccagaaccagagcaAGCCCCAGAGCCAGAGTTAGAACAATCACCAGAGCCAGAAccagagcaagagaaagaggcagagccTGAGCGAGAGGCTGATGCAGTAGAGCCCCCAGCAGAGGAACAAGTACAAGATGTTGAGCCAGAACCAATCATACCTACATCTGACATTACTGAATCTGAGACTGTGGAAGCAAAAGCAGAAGCACCTGTGGagactgcagcagaggaggtcCTCTCTCAACCTGAGGAGGTGGAATCTGTTGCCTCCGGCACTGAGGTGGCAGCTGAGCCAGAAGAATCAGAACCCGTCCCTGAGATTGTTATCTCAGAGTCTGCATCTGCCAGCGAAATTACTGCAGAGTGTGAAGAGGTACCTGAAGCCTCAGTAGAAGAGGTGCCTTGCCCAGAGCCTGAGGTTGAAaccaaaatggaaaatggagaTTTAGAGAGCCCTTCTGTTACAGAGGATGTGGCGGAAGTAGATGCACTTCCAGCAGTGAATGGAGAATGCACAGATTCCGCTGGCGCTACCACCGGGCAGACAGAGGAATGTGTTAACGGCAGTGAAAAGCCAGAGGAGGCACCCATCAAGGAGCAGAGTGACTTTGAACTGAAAAAGGACGTGAACCTGAGTGGGGACATCCAGGAAGTTCCCGACGTGGTCCCCGACATGGTGGAAGGTCTCAGCACTGAGGTTACCCAGGCGGTCTGA